In Chryseobacterium oranimense, a single window of DNA contains:
- a CDS encoding DUF4295 domain-containing protein — protein MAKKVVATLQSGQSKKMTKVVKMVKSSKSGAYVFEEKVMNADEVDGYLKK, from the coding sequence ATGGCAAAGAAAGTAGTAGCAACCCTACAAAGCGGTCAGTCAAAAAAAATGACTAAAGTTGTGAAAATGGTTAAGTCATCTAAGTCAGGTGCTTACGTTTTCGAAGAAAAAGTAATGAATGCAGACGAAGTAGACGGTTATTTGAAAAAATAA
- the rpmG gene encoding 50S ribosomal protein L33 — MAKKGNRVQVILECTEHKESGMPGMSRYISTKNKKNTTERLELKKYNPVLKKVTVHKEIK; from the coding sequence ATGGCAAAAAAAGGAAACAGAGTTCAAGTAATTCTTGAATGTACAGAGCACAAAGAGAGCGGTATGCCAGGAATGTCAAGATACATTTCTACTAAAAATAAAAAGAACACTACTGAAAGATTGGAATTGAAAAAATACAATCCGGTTCTTAAGAAAGTTACAGTTCACAAAGAAATCAAGTAA
- the rpmB gene encoding 50S ribosomal protein L28: MSRICQITGKRAMVGNNVSHANNKTKRRFEINLLEKKFYLPEQDKHVTLKVSAHGLRVINKIGIEEAIERATRNGLIKKN; encoded by the coding sequence ATGTCAAGAATTTGCCAAATAACAGGAAAGCGTGCAATGGTTGGTAACAACGTTTCTCACGCTAATAACAAAACGAAGCGTCGTTTTGAAATTAACTTATTAGAGAAGAAGTTTTACCTTCCGGAGCAAGATAAGCACGTAACACTGAAAGTATCAGCTCATGGATTGAGAGTGATTAACAAGATTGGAATCGAGGAAGCTATTGAAAGAGCTACTAGAAACGGATTGATTAAAAAGAATTAA
- a CDS encoding T9SS type A sorting domain-containing protein codes for MKRICIFLSMLPVGLMAQDYIEIQTGMKNYYYGAADTADMDGDGKQDVVINGAIDSDHDGNVDTSFNEVYKNNGVSLVPYADLGADATHLGDIKFIDFDNDGLLDIISTGLSYNDVINYKHYRFRNTGTSFTKETELEGKVYGSLEAFDFNNDGKMDYAINGTQYVEGAGFLNHLDFYRNTGADFEVFKAWQPGTQNGSFKLIDLNNDHLLDLVILGMEQGDNPSFKVYLNQAGTLVFSQDFTALAGGKMDFADFNADGFQDVVISGQDADYNGYLAVLMNDGTGNLSEQKINIPEIADSSVVTGDVNNDGYYDFVVSGNDENTNAVVKAFLYNPSTQNFTESIPTGLHALGGPGFVNLLDFDNDNRLDVLLAGFDWADPGMPSLTKIFKNTSTEVNLKPVPPAVLNLTKTGNRFNFSWSGASDDKTPTNALRYEIRVGSTSGAANLAKYIVTTPSWFLDLDPSIQNVYWSVRSIDASKVFSDTSAQGSLGTRDAVKNNQISVYPNPASDKIFIKGEKVSDVEMYSIDGRKQNVVLNNDQSIDISHLTKGAYLLKLKIKNEITTRKLMIK; via the coding sequence ATGAAGAGGATCTGTATTTTTTTATCTATGCTTCCTGTTGGACTTATGGCTCAGGACTACATTGAAATCCAGACCGGTATGAAAAATTACTATTACGGAGCTGCGGATACTGCGGATATGGACGGGGACGGAAAGCAGGATGTAGTGATTAACGGGGCTATTGATAGTGATCATGATGGAAACGTAGATACATCTTTTAATGAAGTGTACAAAAATAATGGAGTTTCACTGGTGCCTTATGCTGATCTTGGAGCGGATGCAACCCATCTGGGAGACATAAAATTCATAGATTTTGATAATGACGGGCTTCTTGATATTATTTCTACAGGATTAAGTTATAATGATGTAATCAATTACAAGCATTACAGGTTCCGCAATACAGGAACGTCTTTCACGAAAGAAACAGAACTGGAAGGAAAAGTCTATGGTTCTCTGGAGGCTTTTGATTTCAATAATGATGGTAAAATGGATTATGCCATCAACGGAACTCAGTATGTGGAAGGTGCCGGCTTTTTGAATCATCTGGATTTTTACAGGAATACCGGAGCTGATTTTGAAGTTTTTAAAGCCTGGCAGCCGGGAACACAGAATGGAAGTTTTAAACTGATTGATCTCAATAATGATCATCTTCTTGATCTTGTGATTTTGGGAATGGAACAAGGGGATAACCCCTCCTTTAAGGTTTATCTGAACCAGGCAGGAACTCTTGTTTTTTCACAGGACTTTACGGCTCTTGCGGGTGGTAAAATGGATTTTGCAGATTTCAACGCTGATGGTTTCCAGGATGTGGTAATTTCCGGTCAGGATGCTGATTATAATGGCTATCTTGCTGTACTGATGAATGACGGAACAGGAAATTTAAGCGAACAAAAAATAAATATTCCTGAAATTGCAGATTCTTCTGTAGTAACAGGTGACGTGAATAATGACGGATACTATGACTTTGTGGTTTCCGGAAATGATGAAAATACCAATGCTGTTGTAAAAGCTTTTCTATATAACCCTTCAACACAGAATTTTACTGAAAGTATACCTACAGGACTGCATGCTTTAGGAGGTCCGGGTTTCGTGAATTTACTTGACTTTGACAATGACAACCGTCTGGATGTTTTGTTGGCCGGATTTGATTGGGCGGATCCGGGCATGCCTTCACTTACCAAAATCTTCAAAAATACTTCAACTGAAGTTAATCTGAAGCCTGTACCTCCCGCAGTCCTTAATTTAACAAAAACCGGAAACCGCTTTAATTTCTCATGGAGCGGGGCATCGGATGATAAAACCCCAACAAATGCTCTACGTTACGAAATCAGGGTAGGATCCACGTCTGGAGCTGCAAATCTTGCGAAATACATAGTGACCACCCCTTCCTGGTTCCTGGATCTGGATCCCTCCATTCAGAATGTGTATTGGAGTGTAAGATCAATAGATGCTTCAAAAGTTTTTTCTGATACCTCTGCTCAAGGTTCATTGGGAACACGTGATGCAGTTAAAAATAATCAAATTTCGGTCTATCCGAATCCTGCATCAGATAAGATATTCATCAAAGGAGAAAAAGTTTCGGATGTTGAAATGTACTCTATAGATGGAAGGAAGCAGAATGTTGTTTTGAATAATGATCAATCAATCGACATATCTCATCTTACAAAAGGGGCTTATCTGTTAAAACTGAAAATAAAAAACGAAATAACCACCCGGAAACTCATGATTAAATAA
- the lnt gene encoding apolipoprotein N-acyltransferase: protein MKYILLTLISAMLLSISWPTYGVPFFIFFALVPLLMMEHGISKFSSYNRKSWMVFGLSYLCFVIWNIVTTGWLYGSKNPDGSHSMMAVVFPVLVNSFLYSLVFQCYHWYKNAQGTYWGLGFLIAIWMSFEKFHLNWELTWPWLNLGNVFSEYPKLIQWYDTLGATGGSFWILVINVLIFYTIRTWEAGRKRKDLIRNTSIVAALIILPMIISLIKYNSFDEKPSGQVNVLMLQPDLDPYAEKYSKDSLTIENDLLTLAENNSKGKIDYFIAPETALPGRGSISETAFEKSLLLNNVKGFLSKHPGAVFATGISSHRFYKSQENIPKEAYQLNPELWVESYNTAIQIAPQQQVQVYHKGKLVPGVEIFPYMSVLKPLLGDAMLNLGGTVASLGIDKERKSFANPYNKGRMAPIICYESIYGEFTTDYVKKGANFLGIMTNDSWWGVTEGHKQLLSYAKLRAIETRREIARAANSGISAHINAKGEVVADTFYGDKTTLFAKVNLYETKTFYTRAGDLLSRFSIFALGFLLFYFLIEKFRNRTNKA from the coding sequence ATGAAATACATTTTACTTACGCTCATTTCAGCAATGCTGCTGTCCATTTCGTGGCCTACTTACGGAGTTCCGTTCTTTATATTTTTTGCTCTTGTTCCTTTATTGATGATGGAGCATGGAATCTCAAAATTTTCCTCCTACAATAGAAAAAGCTGGATGGTTTTCGGGCTGTCCTACCTTTGTTTTGTGATCTGGAACATTGTAACAACAGGATGGCTATATGGCTCTAAAAACCCGGACGGCAGCCACTCCATGATGGCTGTAGTATTTCCAGTTCTCGTCAATTCCTTCTTATACTCCCTTGTTTTCCAATGCTACCATTGGTACAAGAATGCACAGGGAACGTACTGGGGATTAGGATTCCTGATCGCTATTTGGATGAGCTTTGAAAAATTCCACCTGAACTGGGAACTGACATGGCCATGGCTGAATTTAGGAAATGTATTCTCAGAATATCCAAAACTGATCCAGTGGTATGATACTCTTGGGGCAACCGGCGGAAGCTTCTGGATTTTGGTAATTAATGTTTTAATTTTCTATACTATAAGAACCTGGGAAGCAGGCAGAAAACGAAAAGACCTGATCAGGAATACATCAATTGTAGCAGCATTGATTATTCTTCCGATGATCATTTCATTAATCAAATACAACAGTTTTGATGAAAAGCCTTCCGGGCAGGTGAATGTTCTGATGCTGCAGCCGGATCTTGATCCTTATGCGGAAAAGTATTCAAAAGACAGCCTTACGATCGAAAATGATCTTTTAACTTTAGCTGAAAACAATTCAAAAGGAAAAATCGATTATTTTATTGCCCCGGAAACTGCCCTGCCCGGAAGAGGATCGATCTCCGAAACCGCTTTTGAAAAAAGTCTGCTTTTAAATAATGTGAAAGGGTTTTTATCCAAACATCCGGGAGCCGTTTTCGCAACAGGAATTTCTTCACACCGTTTTTATAAAAGCCAGGAAAACATCCCGAAAGAAGCCTATCAGCTGAATCCTGAACTTTGGGTAGAAAGCTACAATACAGCGATCCAGATCGCACCTCAACAACAGGTTCAGGTGTACCACAAAGGAAAACTTGTTCCCGGAGTTGAGATTTTCCCATACATGAGTGTTCTGAAACCACTTTTAGGCGATGCTATGCTGAATCTGGGCGGAACTGTAGCTTCGTTAGGAATAGACAAGGAAAGAAAATCCTTTGCCAACCCCTACAATAAAGGCAGAATGGCACCTATCATCTGTTATGAAAGCATTTATGGTGAATTCACAACAGATTATGTAAAAAAAGGAGCCAATTTCTTAGGCATTATGACAAATGATTCATGGTGGGGCGTTACAGAAGGCCACAAGCAGCTTTTGTCTTATGCTAAACTAAGAGCTATTGAAACCAGAAGAGAAATTGCAAGGGCTGCCAACAGCGGAATCTCAGCTCATATCAACGCAAAAGGCGAAGTAGTAGCCGATACTTTCTATGGTGATAAAACAACATTATTTGCCAAAGTAAATCTTTACGAAACTAAAACATTCTACACGAGAGCCGGAGACCTGCTGTCAAGATTTTCTATTTTTGCATTAGGATTTTTACTTTTCTACTTCCTTATTGAAAAATTCAGAAACAGGACAAACAAGGCTTAG
- a CDS encoding winged helix-turn-helix transcriptional regulator encodes MENKRKNKDFNPNNCPVTHFYNKIGGKWKTVIMYGISMNVNRFSLLQKAIPLISKQMLVNQLREMEEDNIIERTIFAEIPPRVEYKLTEYGATFMPILLTIQDWGLKDMALKN; translated from the coding sequence ATGGAAAATAAAAGAAAAAATAAAGATTTCAATCCCAATAATTGTCCGGTAACCCATTTCTATAATAAAATCGGTGGAAAATGGAAAACTGTAATTATGTATGGGATAAGTATGAATGTTAACCGCTTCAGCCTTCTTCAGAAAGCAATCCCCCTAATCAGCAAGCAAATGCTTGTCAATCAACTAAGAGAGATGGAGGAAGACAATATTATTGAAAGAACAATTTTTGCCGAAATCCCACCAAGAGTAGAATATAAGCTTACGGAATACGGAGCAACCTTTATGCCTATACTTCTTACCATCCAGGATTGGGGGCTTAAAGACATGGCTTTGAAAAATTAA
- a CDS encoding nuclear transport factor 2 family protein yields MDNKELVLKAITDVFVNRDITAFDKYFSDNYIQHNPTIPNGTEVLKQIVPSLPENFRYTPGTITENNEIVMIHGRYENWNGKNMIAMDLFRVSNGKIAEHWDVMQEEVEAENSANGNAMFPIV; encoded by the coding sequence ATGGATAATAAAGAATTAGTGTTGAAAGCAATTACAGATGTATTTGTTAATAGGGATATTACGGCTTTTGATAAGTATTTTTCGGATAATTATATTCAGCATAATCCCACAATTCCTAACGGGACTGAAGTTTTAAAACAAATTGTTCCATCTTTGCCTGAAAATTTCAGATATACTCCCGGAACCATTACAGAAAATAATGAAATTGTAATGATACACGGCCGATATGAAAACTGGAACGGTAAAAATATGATTGCTATGGATCTTTTCAGGGTGAGTAACGGGAAGATAGCAGAGCATTGGGATGTGATGCAGGAAGAAGTGGAAGCTGAAAATTCGGCTAATGGGAATGCAATGTTTCCTATAGTATAA
- the proC gene encoding pyrroline-5-carboxylate reductase, with the protein MKIAILGAGNMGLSFSKSFLKYELIKPENLHLITRNQSKISKIAEEFPKSGISTFEETSELDADLIIVAVKPQDFQHVAQNFRFTLKENQMVLSIMAGIRIEKIQKLLNHPLVVRAMPNSPTLLGMGITGYTAAEGISFSQLINIERLLNSTGRSVYLENEDLLDGVTALSGSGPAYFYYIIDAMIKAGVEMGIEENLSQLFVKQTMLGAYHLINNSEKSLEELIKDVASKGGTTEAALKTFEEQHLKEILKSGILNAEKRAKELNG; encoded by the coding sequence ATGAAAATCGCTATTCTCGGAGCCGGCAATATGGGCCTTTCTTTTTCCAAATCATTTTTAAAATACGAACTGATCAAACCGGAAAATCTTCACCTGATTACCAGGAATCAGTCTAAAATTTCCAAAATAGCAGAAGAGTTTCCCAAATCCGGAATTTCTACTTTTGAAGAAACCAGTGAACTGGATGCTGATCTTATTATTGTAGCGGTAAAGCCCCAGGATTTCCAGCATGTTGCCCAGAATTTCAGATTTACATTAAAGGAAAATCAGATGGTTCTTTCTATTATGGCCGGAATCAGGATTGAAAAAATTCAGAAATTATTAAACCATCCTCTCGTTGTAAGAGCTATGCCGAACTCTCCTACCCTTCTGGGAATGGGAATTACAGGCTATACTGCCGCGGAAGGCATTTCATTCAGCCAGCTGATCAATATTGAGAGACTACTGAACAGCACCGGAAGATCGGTATATCTGGAAAATGAGGATCTTCTGGATGGTGTTACCGCACTTTCAGGAAGCGGACCGGCTTATTTCTATTATATTATTGATGCCATGATAAAAGCAGGTGTGGAAATGGGCATAGAAGAAAATCTTTCTCAACTTTTCGTGAAACAGACTATGCTGGGCGCTTATCATCTGATCAATAATTCTGAAAAAAGCCTTGAAGAACTTATTAAAGATGTAGCATCCAAAGGCGGAACAACCGAAGCAGCCTTAAAAACATTTGAAGAGCAGCATTTAAAAGAAATTTTAAAAAGCGGAATTTTGAATGCGGAAAAGCGTGCTAAAGAACTGAATGGATAA